From a region of the Primulina tabacum isolate GXHZ01 unplaced genomic scaffold, ASM2559414v2 Contig788, whole genome shotgun sequence genome:
- the LOC142535004 gene encoding uncharacterized protein LOC142535004 yields MEASTNTVFRPPVLDGSNYALWKVKMRVFIKSIEERAWQRVLDGWSPPKIEDADGDTRLKPESTWTIDEVQTSNFNSKALNAIFSSVDTRMFNLITNCVCAKEAWDILQKHCEGSESVRKTRLRMVASKFESLRMEDKESILEYDSRLRQLSNEAHSLGDPMSNERLVNKVLRSLPKKFNVKVCAIEESKDTSTINLDELMSSLRTFEMNLDLQKKDKGKTIALEVSTDSYDEILQISKEVNESDLGEDSISLITKKFGDYLKKMREKKKIGQKSVLPNITTSAKAQKFTPMKGQFRPKTELQIQSNVRNLDSVQCRECSGFGHYANECANRLRRNKGMAVTLSDEESDDDQGSNESEKHTSLSAVIKEKRSMQINPLGVGTGVAIPGRNISSNSVCLNSTTLGESSQSENQEVDDDEVTLESVQTMYEELYEDWIKRNKVNAILSKKNTELKSQVSRLEVILSKKDLELCKVKEELEEATQILAKLNSSSSKLDSLLMIGKNDKAGLGYTNHQFEIGESSNTERKPTVFVKGSAEISNATYTEKGVSSKRQISTKKSKSRKRHFICHYCFRPGHIKPYCFKLRDDYKRWESEQVLPQVLYNIRRNTANRKPSVKRVWVTKANIQCSVIYTSLKTNIAGIWYFDSGCSRHMTGSKDYLTDYVELRNGL; encoded by the coding sequence ATGGAAGCATCAACAAACACTGTTTTTAGACCTCCCGTATTGGATGGATCAAACTATGCATTATGGAAAGTAAAGATGAGGGTTTTTATTAAATCAATTGAAGAAAGAGCTTGGCAGCGTGTACTTGATGGTTGGAGTCCACCAAAGATTGAGGATGCTGATGGAGACACTCGGCTCAAACCTGAAAGTACATGGACAATCGATGAAGTGCAAACGTCAAATTTTAATTCCAAGGCTCTCAATGCTATATTCTCGTCTGTTGACACAAGGATGTTTAATTTAATCACCAATTGTGTTTGTGCCAAAGAAGCTTGGGATATACTTCAGAAACATTGTGAAGGATCCGAGAGTGTGCGTAAAACTAGGCTAAGGATGGTggcatcaaaatttgaaagccTGAGAATGGAGGACAAGGAGTCTATTCTTGAGTATGATAGCCGGTTGAGACAACTTTCTAATGAAGCTCACAGTCTTGGAGATCCCATGTCCAATGAAAGATTGGTGAACAAAGTTTTAAGATCTCTACCTAAGAAATTTAATGTCAAAGTTTGTGCAATTGAAGAATCTAAAGACACTTCAACAATCAACCTGGATGAATTAATGAGTTCCCTCagaacttttgagatgaatcttgatttacaaaagaaggataaagggaagACAATAGCCCTTGAAGTTTCAACTGACTCTTATGATGAAATCCTTCAAATATCTAAAGAAGTGAATGAATCTGATTTAGGTGAAGATTCTATCTCTCTAATTACTAAAAAATTCGGTGATTActtgaagaaaatgagagagaagaagaaaattggacaaaaatctGTGTTGCCCAATATCACCACTTCTGCAAAAGCTCAAAAGTTTACTCCTATGAAAGGACAATTTCGACCAAAAACTGAATTGCAAATCCAatcaaatgtcagaaatttggaCTCAGTACAATGCAGAGAGTGTTCTGGATTTGGACACTATGCCAATGAGTGTGCCAATCGACTTCGGAGAAACAAAGGCATGGCTGTCACTTTGAGTGATGAAGAGTCTGATGATGATCAAGGATCAAATGAATCTGAAAAACACACATCGTTGTCTGCTGTGATCAAGGAGAAGCGTTCAATGCAAATCAATCCTTTGGGTGTTGGCACAGGTGTTGCAATACCTGGTCGCAACATCTCTTCAAATTCAGTGTGTCTTAATTCTACAACCCTTGGTGAATCAAGTCAGTCTGAAAACCAAGAAGTAGATGATGATGAAGTCACTCTGGAAAGTGTGCAGACAATGTATGAAGAATTGTATGAAGACtggatcaaaagaaataaagtGAATGCAATTCTCTCCAAAAAGAACACTGAGCTGAAGTCACAAGTATCACGACTTGAAGTAATCTTAAGTAAGAAAGATCTGGAATTATGCAAAGTCAAGGAAGAGCTTGAAGAAGCAACTCAAATTCTTGCGAAGCTTAATTCAAGTTCATCCAAACTTGATTCACTCTTGATGATTGGAAAGAATGACAAAGCTGGACTTGGTTATACGAATCACCAATTTGAAATAGGAGAGTCTTCCAACACTGAAAGAAAACCAACTGTCTTTGTCAAAGGAAGTGCTGAAATCTCGAATGCTACATACACTGAAAAAGGTGTTTCATCAAAGAGGCAAATATCTACAAAGAAGTCCAAGTCCAGAAAACGCCACTTTATCTGCCACTATTGCTTTAGACCTGGTCATATCAAACCCTATTGTTTTAAACTGAGAGATGACTACAAAAGATGGGAATCTGAACAGGTGTTGCCACAGGTGTTGTACAACATCCGGCGTAACACTGCCAATAGGAAACCATCGGTAAAAAGGGTTTGGGTGACAAAGGCTAATATTCAATGTTCTGTTATTTATACTTcgttaaaaactaacattgcaggaatatggtactttgacagtggcTGTTCACGCCACATGACAGGTTCTAAAGACTATTTGACTGACTATGTTGAACTAAGGAATGGTCTGTGA